A window from bacterium encodes these proteins:
- a CDS encoding phosphomannomutase/phosphoglucomutase encodes MQPPPEIFREYDIRGVVGRELDAEAAETIGRAFGTYLASAGVRRAAVGHDNRTSSSLLYEAAIRGLTATGCDVLTIGLAVTPMLYFALRHLGVEGGIMVTASHNPPEFNGFKLCCGPGTLYGSQIQEVRALAEAGRFRQGSGAVEEREILSAYAGMLRERIHLGPRRLRVVADCGNGTAGAFVPEILRAWEVDVVPLYCDLDPSFPHHHPDPVDPHNLGDLIRVVAESRADVGLGFDGDGDRLGVVDDRGGILWGDLLMVLYWREVLAAHPGAVALVEVKCSQALVDEIRRLGGRPQFTQTGHSLIKAKMRELGAVFAGEMSGHMFFADEYYGFDDAIYAAGRLLRILSRADRPLSAIAGEIPRYYATPETRVACPDGRKQPVVAALTREFKERYEVIDIDGVRVLFPDGWGLVRASNTQPVLVVRAEGTTPAALERIKAVLEQALRRYPEAAPLSW; translated from the coding sequence ATGCAACCACCGCCCGAGATCTTTCGCGAGTACGACATCCGCGGCGTCGTTGGGCGCGAGCTCGACGCCGAGGCCGCGGAGACGATCGGTCGGGCGTTCGGCACCTACTTGGCCTCCGCCGGCGTTCGGCGAGCGGCGGTCGGCCACGACAATCGGACGAGCTCGTCCTTGCTCTACGAGGCCGCGATCCGAGGGCTGACCGCGACCGGATGCGACGTGCTCACGATCGGGCTGGCCGTGACCCCGATGCTGTACTTTGCGCTCCGGCACCTCGGCGTCGAGGGCGGCATCATGGTGACGGCGTCGCACAACCCCCCGGAGTTCAACGGGTTCAAGTTGTGCTGCGGCCCCGGCACCCTCTACGGGTCGCAGATCCAGGAGGTCCGGGCACTGGCGGAGGCGGGTCGATTCCGGCAGGGCTCCGGGGCCGTCGAGGAGCGCGAGATCCTCTCCGCCTACGCCGGGATGCTGCGCGAGCGAATCCATCTCGGCCCGCGCCGCCTGCGGGTGGTGGCGGATTGCGGGAACGGCACCGCGGGGGCGTTCGTCCCCGAGATCCTCCGCGCCTGGGAGGTCGACGTCGTGCCCCTCTACTGCGATCTCGACCCGTCGTTCCCGCACCACCACCCCGATCCGGTGGACCCGCACAACCTCGGCGATCTGATTCGCGTCGTCGCCGAGTCCCGGGCGGACGTGGGGTTGGGGTTCGACGGCGACGGCGATCGGCTCGGCGTCGTGGACGACCGAGGCGGGATCCTGTGGGGAGACCTGCTGATGGTCCTCTACTGGCGCGAGGTGCTGGCCGCCCATCCCGGCGCGGTGGCGCTCGTGGAGGTTAAGTGCTCGCAGGCGCTCGTCGACGAGATCCGCCGGCTGGGGGGCCGGCCGCAGTTCACCCAGACCGGGCACTCGTTGATCAAGGCCAAAATGCGCGAGCTCGGGGCGGTGTTCGCCGGGGAGATGTCCGGGCACATGTTCTTCGCCGACGAGTACTACGGCTTCGACGATGCGATCTACGCCGCCGGCCGGCTGCTGCGGATCCTGTCCCGCGCGGACCGCCCGCTCTCGGCGATCGCCGGGGAGATCCCCAGATACTACGCTACCCCCGAGACGAGGGTCGCCTGTCCCGACGGGCGCAAGCAGCCGGTGGTGGCCGCGCTGACCCGGGAGTTCAAGGAGCGCTACGAGGTGATCGATATCGACGGGGTGCGGGTGCTGTTTCCCGACGGCTGGGGCCTCGTGCGCGCCAGCAACACCCAGCCCGTGCTGGTCGTCCGCGCGGAAGGGACGACTCCCGCGGCGCTGGAGCGCATCAAAGCCGTCCTGGAGCAGGCGCTCCGCCGGTATCCCGAGGCCGCCCCGCTCAGCTGGTAG
- a CDS encoding bifunctional homocysteine S-methyltransferase/methylenetetrahydrofolate reductase, with the protein MKSAFQAFHARLARGPLLCDGAMGTLLYARGVEFDRCFDALNLTDRERVLNVHLDYLRAGAEMIETNTFGANPVKLGVHGLGERVRDVNWHGAKIAKEARDIIGQSVWIAGSIGPLGKPVAPFGRISAEETRQAFRAQIDALVEGGVDVLILETFTDLAELLEAVSAARAACDLPLVAQISFAEDGRTKYGHGPAEVVAALEQAGVDVIGANCSVGPVPMLEVIQQMAALARTPLSAQPNAGFPTLVEGRYLYLSSPEHMAIYARKMVQAGAVIIGGCCGTTPAHISAIGRAIADLRPAPVRPAVTVVPGRRPEEITLPGDQPTQLAQKLGRTFVISVEVDPPKGLDATKDLDGARLLKEAGADVIDVGDSPIGRIRMGALAMCFLIQQQVGIETIIHFTTRDRNLMGLQADLIGAHALGVRNILALTGEPPRGDYPNVTAVFDVDSPGLVRIIKRFNEGLDLSGKSIGRPARFLAGCALDMNPGTLDRELPKLERKLEAGADFFMTQPVYEPETLDLFERRVGKLPVPVLVGVLPLQSSRHAEFLHNEVPGITIPQWVRDRMEAAGSAGRDEGLRVARELLEALVGRIDGAYFMPSFGRYELVAALVREVKARIHTDARRARA; encoded by the coding sequence ATGAAGTCGGCATTCCAAGCGTTTCACGCGCGCCTGGCGCGCGGGCCCCTGCTGTGCGATGGGGCTATGGGGACCCTCCTCTACGCGCGGGGGGTGGAGTTCGATCGATGTTTCGACGCGCTCAACCTCACCGATCGGGAGCGCGTCCTCAACGTCCACCTCGATTACCTCCGCGCCGGTGCCGAGATGATCGAGACGAACACCTTCGGGGCCAATCCGGTGAAGCTTGGGGTGCACGGGCTCGGCGAGCGCGTCCGCGACGTGAACTGGCACGGGGCGAAGATTGCGAAGGAGGCCCGCGACATCATCGGGCAGTCCGTGTGGATCGCCGGATCGATCGGGCCGCTCGGAAAGCCCGTCGCGCCGTTCGGGCGGATCAGCGCCGAAGAGACGCGTCAGGCGTTTCGCGCCCAGATCGACGCCCTCGTCGAGGGGGGCGTCGATGTTCTGATCCTGGAGACCTTCACCGATCTGGCGGAGCTGTTGGAGGCGGTCTCGGCCGCCCGAGCCGCGTGCGACCTGCCGCTGGTTGCGCAGATCAGCTTCGCCGAGGACGGCCGCACGAAGTACGGGCATGGACCGGCTGAGGTGGTCGCGGCCCTGGAGCAGGCCGGCGTCGACGTCATCGGCGCGAACTGCAGCGTGGGGCCCGTGCCGATGTTGGAGGTCATCCAGCAGATGGCCGCGCTGGCCCGGACGCCGCTGTCGGCCCAACCCAACGCCGGGTTCCCCACCCTGGTGGAGGGGCGGTACCTCTATCTCTCTTCGCCGGAGCACATGGCGATCTACGCCCGCAAGATGGTTCAGGCCGGAGCCGTGATCATCGGTGGGTGTTGCGGCACCACCCCGGCGCATATTTCGGCGATCGGCCGCGCGATCGCCGATCTCCGCCCGGCGCCCGTTCGGCCGGCGGTGACGGTGGTGCCCGGCAGGCGTCCGGAGGAGATCACGCTTCCGGGCGATCAGCCGACCCAGCTCGCCCAGAAACTTGGACGGACATTTGTCATCAGCGTGGAGGTCGACCCCCCCAAGGGGTTGGATGCGACCAAGGACCTGGACGGGGCCCGACTGCTCAAAGAGGCGGGGGCGGACGTCATCGACGTTGGCGACAGCCCGATCGGCCGCATCCGGATGGGCGCCCTGGCGATGTGCTTCCTGATCCAGCAACAGGTCGGCATCGAGACGATCATCCACTTCACGACCCGAGACCGGAACCTGATGGGGCTGCAGGCCGATCTAATCGGGGCCCACGCCCTCGGGGTTCGCAACATCCTCGCCCTGACCGGCGAACCCCCGAGGGGAGACTACCCGAACGTGACCGCGGTCTTCGACGTGGACAGCCCGGGATTGGTGCGGATCATCAAGCGGTTCAACGAGGGGCTCGACCTTTCCGGAAAATCGATCGGCCGGCCGGCGCGCTTTCTCGCCGGGTGCGCCCTGGACATGAATCCGGGCACGCTGGACCGGGAACTGCCGAAACTCGAGCGCAAGCTGGAGGCCGGGGCGGACTTTTTCATGACCCAGCCGGTGTACGAGCCGGAGACGCTCGACCTGTTCGAGCGGCGGGTCGGGAAACTGCCTGTGCCCGTGCTGGTGGGCGTGCTTCCGCTGCAGAGCTCTCGTCACGCCGAGTTCCTGCACAACGAGGTGCCCGGCATTACCATCCCCCAATGGGTGCGCGACCGGATGGAGGCGGCGGGGAGTGCCGGCCGGGACGAAGGGCTCCGGGTCGCCCGGGAGCTGCTGGAGGCGCTCGTGGGGCGGATCGACGGCGCCTACTTCATGCCGTCGTTTGGCCGCTATGAGCTTGTCGCCGCCCTTGTCCGCGAGGTGAAGGCGCGGATCCACACGGATGCCCGGAGGGCCCGTGCGTGA
- a CDS encoding O-antigen ligase family protein: MRGRDPQLTYTRWVVMVTMALYSAGHATIGFPLLLGGAVWRLVRRRPPLWHSTPLDLPLSVFGVILVISAFASAYPSLTVHPVILTIIPAVVVFGSFTWLVYHDPSSRTILLKVWALGAVPAALVGMVAATAAGDHRAQIPPERIGLGPNGLGTTLFLGSLVALGLAYRARGRERVGWIVCGLVTLAGLLATESRSSLIAWVVGTAYLTWREFRDRPRRMAAAFVSTAVALVIGLGLAGMVVPAIAVRTQHLFGDLIGDRLRIWQISFQIFRGHPWLGSGPGTFLVLFNQLKPPGEEVKWSAHNLWLNYAVEMGALGFLSVLWVILTVFRAAGRMGRQLRDPYRSLATAMWIGLLIDQFGDNTLLSISTLMGFWLIIALLVVPLPTGSDDGDGNCQGDRPDDTLMVPSAARPIPDHSPAPAGQRSYH, translated from the coding sequence GTGAGGGGGCGGGACCCTCAACTGACGTATACGCGTTGGGTGGTAATGGTCACGATGGCGCTGTACTCCGCGGGCCACGCGACGATTGGGTTCCCCCTCCTGCTGGGGGGCGCCGTCTGGCGGCTGGTGCGGCGCCGGCCGCCGCTGTGGCATTCCACCCCCCTCGACCTGCCCCTGTCCGTGTTCGGGGTCATCTTGGTGATTTCTGCCTTCGCATCCGCGTACCCGTCGCTCACCGTTCACCCGGTGATCCTCACCATCATTCCGGCGGTGGTCGTCTTCGGGTCGTTCACCTGGCTGGTCTACCACGACCCCAGCTCCAGGACGATCCTCCTGAAAGTGTGGGCGCTGGGCGCCGTCCCCGCGGCTCTCGTCGGGATGGTCGCGGCCACCGCCGCCGGCGACCACCGGGCGCAGATTCCGCCGGAGCGGATCGGGCTTGGGCCCAATGGGCTCGGGACGACGCTGTTCCTCGGCAGCCTGGTGGCACTGGGCCTCGCCTACCGGGCACGGGGCCGGGAGCGGGTGGGTTGGATTGTCTGTGGTCTTGTGACGCTGGCCGGCCTCCTGGCCACCGAATCCAGGTCGTCCCTGATCGCCTGGGTGGTGGGCACAGCCTACCTCACCTGGCGCGAGTTCCGAGACCGACCCCGCCGCATGGCGGCCGCGTTCGTCTCGACAGCGGTCGCGCTGGTGATCGGGCTCGGCCTGGCGGGAATGGTGGTGCCGGCGATCGCGGTGCGCACGCAGCACCTGTTCGGCGATTTGATCGGTGACCGGCTCCGCATTTGGCAGATCTCGTTCCAGATTTTCCGGGGGCATCCTTGGCTCGGCAGCGGGCCCGGCACGTTTCTGGTCCTGTTCAACCAGCTCAAGCCTCCCGGTGAGGAAGTGAAGTGGTCGGCGCACAACCTCTGGCTCAACTACGCGGTCGAGATGGGCGCGCTGGGGTTCCTGAGCGTGTTGTGGGTCATTCTCACCGTCTTCCGCGCCGCGGGACGCATGGGGCGCCAACTGCGGGACCCGTATCGGTCGTTGGCGACCGCGATGTGGATCGGGCTCCTGATCGACCAGTTCGGCGACAATACGCTGTTGTCGATCTCCACGCTGATGGGGTTCTGGCTGATCATCGCGCTGCTGGTCGTGCCGCTTCCGACGGGGAGCGACGACGGCGACGGGAATTGCCAGGGGGATCGGCCGGATGATACGCTGATGGTGCCGTCCGCGGCGAGGCCGATTCCCGACCACTCCCCGGCGCCCGCCGGACAGCGGAGTTATCATTAG
- a CDS encoding sugar transferase, whose amino-acid sequence MPDRDAKGSLILPRQMSVGRAFRMPLDISERRILLMGIDLVAVNTALILALGFRPHPGVDPMLVARHPYWFIILSGLWLITGHAFDVYEPRVAGRFAASVPEVIKAAVLAVLLYLVIPYITPPLPTSRWTLASFPCFLIAGVLLGRGIYSWALPMPSHERRTLIIGAGWAGRAIAEALMTVDRVGYHLVGFVDDDPKNAGTLIPVARDLPADGGDGPADVPVLGSSQGIADLIAVHRVSTLILAIPGEVDADLFHSLMGCAEGGVEMVPMSVIYEQLTGRVPVERVGEKWYASIPVYPKVSSTLWQLAKRIMDIALATLGLACLLPLLPLIALTIALDSPGPIFYIQERIGKGGEVFRAYKFRSMFSDAEKDGAVWAREHDPRVTRVGRVLRAAHIDEFPQFLNVLRGEMSIVGPRPERPEFVEELVAKFPVYRLRHIAKPGMGGWGLVRQGYASSHEDALLRLQYDLYYIKHQSLGLDLLIILKTIMHAFALKGR is encoded by the coding sequence ATGCCTGATCGCGACGCGAAGGGGAGCCTGATCCTTCCGCGCCAGATGAGCGTGGGCCGTGCATTCCGGATGCCGCTGGACATCTCGGAGCGGCGAATCCTGCTCATGGGCATCGATTTGGTGGCGGTGAACACCGCGTTGATCCTGGCCCTGGGGTTTCGGCCGCACCCTGGGGTGGACCCGATGCTGGTGGCTCGCCACCCTTATTGGTTCATCATTCTCAGCGGGCTTTGGCTGATCACCGGCCATGCCTTTGATGTGTATGAACCCCGTGTCGCCGGGCGGTTTGCGGCCAGCGTCCCCGAAGTGATCAAGGCGGCGGTCCTGGCCGTCCTGCTCTATTTGGTGATTCCGTATATCACCCCACCACTCCCTACGTCCCGGTGGACGCTCGCCAGCTTTCCGTGCTTCCTGATCGCCGGCGTGCTCCTCGGGCGCGGGATCTACAGTTGGGCTCTTCCCATGCCATCGCACGAGCGCCGGACCCTTATCATCGGAGCGGGATGGGCGGGGCGGGCGATCGCCGAGGCGCTGATGACCGTCGACCGCGTCGGATATCACCTCGTGGGGTTTGTCGATGATGATCCGAAGAATGCGGGAACCCTCATCCCCGTGGCCAGAGACCTCCCCGCCGACGGCGGCGATGGACCGGCCGACGTGCCCGTGCTCGGGAGCAGCCAAGGGATCGCCGATCTGATCGCCGTTCACCGCGTGTCCACCCTGATCCTGGCGATTCCGGGGGAGGTCGACGCCGACCTTTTCCACAGCCTGATGGGCTGCGCGGAGGGGGGGGTGGAGATGGTCCCGATGTCGGTGATCTACGAACAACTGACCGGCCGGGTCCCCGTGGAGCGCGTGGGAGAGAAATGGTATGCCTCCATCCCAGTGTACCCGAAGGTCAGCAGCACCCTGTGGCAGCTGGCCAAGCGGATCATGGACATCGCCCTGGCCACCCTGGGATTGGCGTGCCTCCTTCCGCTGTTACCGTTGATTGCCCTGACGATCGCGCTCGACTCGCCGGGGCCGATCTTCTACATTCAAGAACGGATCGGCAAGGGCGGAGAGGTGTTCCGCGCCTACAAGTTCCGGTCGATGTTCAGTGATGCCGAGAAAGACGGCGCGGTCTGGGCGCGGGAACACGATCCGCGGGTTACTCGGGTCGGCCGGGTGCTGAGAGCGGCGCACATCGATGAGTTTCCCCAGTTTCTCAACGTCCTGAGAGGAGAAATGAGTATCGTCGGCCCCCGACCCGAGCGGCCGGAATTTGTCGAGGAGCTGGTCGCCAAGTTCCCCGTGTATCGCCTCCGGCATATCGCGAAGCCGGGCATGGGAGGGTGGGGGCTGGTCCGGCAGGGCTATGCCAGCTCCCACGAGGACGCGTTGCTGCGCCTTCAATACGATCTCTATTACATCAAGCACCAGTCGCTGGGGCTCGACCTGCTGATCATCCTGAAGACGATCATGCATGCCTTCGCGCTCAAGGGCCGGTAG
- a CDS encoding NAD-dependent epimerase/dehydratase family protein — MKTKVVVTGAGGFIGHHLVKALKQRGCWVRGVDVKRPEYEPTAGDEFEVLDLRRWADCLQATRGIDECYNLAANMGGIGFITEYKAEIMRDSVLINTHMIEAARVNGIRKFLFTSSACVYPGYRQNVTDVTPLKEEDAYPADAEDGYGWEKLFTERMCRHYHEDYGLSTYVVRFHNIYGPLGTYDGGREKSPAAICRKIALAPDGGEIEVWGDGKQTRSYCYIDDCVEGIYRLMQTDEHQPINLGSDRMVTINELVDIVASVAGKKITKRYDLTKPQGVRGRNSDNTTLRRVLNWEPRVTLEEGLAKTYRWIRDQLVKRGRVSEPVRR; from the coding sequence GTGAAAACGAAAGTCGTGGTCACGGGTGCCGGAGGGTTTATCGGGCACCATTTGGTGAAGGCGCTCAAACAGCGGGGGTGTTGGGTGCGGGGGGTGGATGTTAAACGCCCGGAGTACGAACCGACGGCCGGCGATGAGTTTGAGGTGCTTGACCTGAGGCGGTGGGCGGATTGTCTTCAGGCGACCCGCGGGATCGACGAGTGCTACAACCTTGCGGCGAACATGGGTGGGATCGGGTTCATCACCGAGTACAAGGCGGAGATCATGCGCGACAGCGTGTTGATCAACACGCACATGATCGAGGCGGCGAGGGTCAATGGCATTCGAAAGTTCCTGTTCACCTCCTCCGCGTGTGTGTACCCGGGGTACCGGCAAAACGTCACCGATGTCACCCCCCTCAAGGAGGAGGACGCCTATCCCGCCGATGCCGAGGATGGATACGGTTGGGAGAAGCTCTTCACCGAACGAATGTGCCGCCACTATCATGAGGACTACGGCCTGAGCACCTACGTGGTCCGGTTCCACAACATCTACGGCCCGCTGGGGACGTACGATGGCGGGCGGGAGAAATCGCCCGCGGCGATCTGTCGGAAGATCGCCCTGGCACCGGACGGCGGCGAGATCGAGGTGTGGGGGGACGGCAAGCAGACTCGGTCCTATTGCTACATCGACGACTGCGTCGAGGGGATTTACCGCCTGATGCAGACCGATGAACACCAGCCGATCAACCTGGGATCGGACCGGATGGTGACCATCAATGAACTTGTCGACATCGTCGCCAGCGTCGCGGGAAAGAAAATCACCAAGCGGTACGATCTGACCAAACCGCAGGGGGTGCGCGGGCGAAACAGCGATAACACGACGCTCCGCCGCGTCTTGAACTGGGAGCCACGCGTCACCTTGGAAGAGGGTCTGGCGAAGACCTACCGGTGGATCCGTGACCAACTCGTCAAGCGGGGACGGGTCTCCGAGCCGGTGCGGCGATAG
- a CDS encoding UDP-glucose/GDP-mannose dehydrogenase family protein produces the protein MSQRRAMSLSVIGTGYVGLVTSACFADLGHTVIAVDQDADRLKLLEAGRVPFYEPGLEDLLKRALRSGRITFTTDTADAVRRSEVIFITVGTPSREAGDADLSAVAAVAEVIAPALTEYRLIVEKSTVPARTGARIRDQIHLLTRGAVPFDVACNPEFLREGSAVHDFLHPDRIVLGVESERSERLLRELYAPFDCPVVVTDLSTAELIKHASNAFLAMKISYINAVANVCERVGADVRMVADGMGYDARIGRAYLDAGVGYGGSCFPKDVAAFVQLAREAGYDFRLLEEVARVNDGQRDVLLRLLKDALWVIANRTVTILGLAFKPNTDDMRGAPSVAILEALRREGAVLRAHDPAAEANARQILPYVTYFPDPYEAARGSDAVVVLTDWKEFRTLDLPRLKSLMRRPVLIDGRNILDPQAARAAGFHYAGIGR, from the coding sequence GTGAGCCAGCGACGTGCGATGAGCCTGAGCGTGATCGGCACCGGCTACGTGGGCCTGGTCACATCGGCCTGCTTCGCCGATCTCGGGCACACCGTCATCGCCGTCGACCAGGACGCCGACCGGCTCAAGCTGCTCGAAGCGGGGCGGGTGCCCTTTTATGAGCCGGGGCTCGAGGACCTGCTGAAGCGCGCCCTCCGGTCCGGGCGGATCACGTTTACCACCGACACGGCCGATGCCGTCCGGAGGTCGGAAGTGATCTTCATTACCGTGGGCACCCCGTCCAGGGAGGCCGGCGACGCGGATCTCTCCGCGGTCGCCGCGGTCGCCGAGGTCATCGCCCCCGCGCTTACCGAATACCGACTGATCGTGGAGAAGAGTACGGTGCCCGCCCGGACCGGCGCCCGAATTCGGGATCAAATCCACCTGCTGACTCGAGGGGCGGTCCCGTTCGACGTCGCCTGCAACCCGGAGTTCCTGCGCGAAGGCTCCGCCGTGCATGACTTCCTGCATCCCGACCGGATCGTGTTGGGGGTGGAAAGCGAGCGGAGCGAACGATTGCTGCGGGAACTCTACGCACCGTTCGACTGTCCGGTCGTGGTGACCGATCTCAGCACCGCGGAACTGATCAAGCACGCCAGCAACGCCTTCCTCGCCATGAAGATCTCGTATATCAACGCCGTGGCGAATGTGTGCGAGCGCGTGGGGGCCGACGTGCGCATGGTCGCGGACGGTATGGGGTACGACGCGCGGATCGGCCGGGCCTACCTCGACGCCGGGGTAGGGTACGGAGGGTCCTGTTTTCCCAAGGACGTCGCGGCGTTCGTGCAGTTGGCACGTGAGGCCGGGTACGACTTCCGATTACTCGAGGAGGTCGCCCGGGTGAACGACGGGCAGCGGGACGTGCTGCTCCGTCTCCTCAAGGATGCCTTGTGGGTGATTGCGAACCGGACCGTTACGATCCTCGGCCTGGCATTCAAGCCGAACACCGACGACATGCGCGGCGCCCCCTCCGTCGCGATCCTTGAGGCGCTTCGCCGGGAAGGGGCGGTGCTGCGGGCGCACGACCCGGCGGCGGAGGCCAACGCCCGGCAGATTCTGCCCTACGTCACGTACTTTCCAGATCCCTATGAGGCGGCCCGCGGCAGCGACGCGGTGGTGGTGCTCACGGATTGGAAGGAGTTTCGTACGCTCGATCTTCCCCGTCTCAAGTCCCTGATGCGCCGCCCGGTGCTCATCGATGGCCGGAACATTCTCGATCCGCAGGCGGCGCGGGCGGCGGGGTTCCACTACGCCGGCATCGGCCGATAG
- a CDS encoding LptA/OstA family protein — MRRLSRTPLVVRRWLALVASAILAVSWGLPTSSASFRDSAVPAPPSVPTGELTITADRIEYNSLTKVATADGHVRAEGSGSVLTADHLEANTETQDAVASGHITLKSSGNSATGSLLKYNFGTHVGHMEQMEGSYPPWHVTGQVIDVAPAQDVAQGASLTPCDPSRPIFKIAARKIVIVPNDHFTAYDASIYVAGIRIITLPVYTSTLGRRSGPTFGFSTSDGLYLEYLHSFPVGEAHDDFRVRLATGTGLSAENLLFDRVAGHTWSLDLGRHPTTDTNGNLVNIDRYSLDLEYDRAQIPGAPIAVQFEAHGGYYHELSTGISTSRAEGLLSVSSDTFRLSPSLYFSAGGQARFDAYGTGQQRTIIEESAALSDTLNLRSSASLSYSGVAVAGTTPFSFDAIGPSSTTSLSYSYSFGGFVQSAGVSLTYDFLAQQTSTGLNVAMSVSPDVAFNVSAYYNLTTQQLTEVDYAVNVRCDCVTVGLVYRSFPQNPGGNSLMFTVGLNVFPGNNVGFSGSGVSF; from the coding sequence ATGCGGAGGCTCTCGCGGACGCCGCTTGTGGTCAGGCGGTGGCTTGCGCTTGTCGCCAGCGCGATCCTGGCCGTCTCCTGGGGTCTCCCGACATCCTCGGCATCTTTTCGGGATTCGGCGGTTCCCGCTCCGCCCTCTGTTCCGACCGGCGAGCTGACGATCACCGCCGACCGGATCGAGTACAACTCGTTGACCAAGGTCGCGACGGCCGACGGCCACGTTCGCGCAGAGGGAAGCGGTTCGGTGCTGACCGCGGACCACCTCGAAGCGAACACGGAGACGCAGGACGCGGTCGCCTCGGGGCACATCACGCTCAAGTCGAGTGGGAACAGCGCGACCGGGTCGCTCCTCAAGTACAACTTCGGGACCCATGTCGGCCACATGGAGCAGATGGAGGGGTCGTATCCCCCCTGGCACGTTACCGGTCAGGTGATCGACGTCGCGCCGGCGCAGGATGTCGCGCAGGGCGCCTCGCTCACCCCCTGCGATCCCAGCCGGCCGATCTTCAAGATCGCCGCCCGGAAGATCGTGATCGTGCCAAACGACCACTTCACCGCCTACGACGCCTCGATCTACGTCGCGGGCATCCGGATCATCACGCTCCCGGTGTACACGAGCACGCTCGGCAGGCGGAGCGGCCCCACCTTCGGGTTCAGCACGTCGGATGGGCTGTATCTGGAATACCTCCATTCGTTCCCGGTCGGAGAGGCGCACGACGATTTCCGGGTCCGGCTCGCCACGGGCACCGGGCTCTCCGCGGAGAACCTGCTGTTCGATCGGGTGGCCGGTCACACGTGGAGCCTGGATCTGGGGCGGCACCCCACGACCGACACCAACGGCAACCTCGTCAACATCGACCGGTACTCGCTCGACCTGGAGTACGATCGTGCGCAGATCCCCGGGGCGCCGATCGCCGTGCAGTTTGAGGCGCACGGTGGGTACTATCATGAACTCTCCACCGGCATCAGCACCAGCCGCGCCGAGGGCCTGCTGAGCGTCAGCAGCGACACGTTCCGGCTCTCGCCGAGCCTGTACTTCAGCGCCGGCGGCCAGGCGCGGTTCGACGCCTACGGGACGGGGCAGCAGCGCACGATCATCGAGGAATCCGCCGCGCTCTCCGATACGCTCAACCTCCGGTCCTCGGCGTCCTTGTCCTACAGCGGGGTGGCGGTGGCCGGGACGACGCCCTTTTCGTTCGACGCGATCGGGCCCAGCAGCACGACGTCGCTGAGCTACAGCTATTCGTTCGGGGGCTTCGTGCAGTCCGCCGGGGTGAGCCTCACGTACGACTTCCTCGCCCAGCAAACCAGTACCGGGCTGAACGTGGCGATGAGCGTCAGCCCGGACGTCGCGTTCAACGTCTCTGCATATTACAACCTGACCACGCAGCAGCTGACCGAGGTCGATTACGCGGTCAACGTCCGGTGTGATTGCGTGACGGTGGGACTCGTCTACCGGTCGTTCCCGCAGAACCCGGGCGGCAACAGCCTGATGTTCACGGTCGGGCTGAACGTCTTCCCGGGGAACAACGTTGGGTTCTCGGGCTCGGGCGTTTCGTTCTGA
- a CDS encoding LmeA family phospholipid-binding protein → MHMPRVCVAIGVLAVVVGLLAPARADLPVASVEALRPIFGRMLGDPPVMRMDVVPDLYEGGYARVSVYAQRAAVGGMRVDELWIRLTGASVDPAELRQGTLKVLRVLDSGLYGKVNLASVEAFLEAQGTVRDVKLTQDSDLIDAKGTMLLSGALVRVRMRGVFQVSGDPEIYFHIESLFVNSLPLPTAVVDRLERSMNPVVDFRTWPVAFKIRSLRSTPDGFVLSSLRDFAQPCNDCGGPELRLAP, encoded by the coding sequence ATGCATATGCCCAGGGTGTGTGTGGCGATCGGCGTGCTCGCCGTCGTGGTCGGGTTGTTGGCGCCGGCCCGCGCGGACCTGCCGGTTGCCTCCGTCGAGGCGCTTCGCCCCATCTTCGGCCGGATGCTGGGCGACCCGCCGGTGATGCGGATGGATGTGGTTCCCGATCTCTACGAGGGCGGATACGCTCGGGTGAGCGTGTACGCGCAGCGGGCGGCCGTGGGGGGAATGCGTGTCGACGAGTTGTGGATACGGTTGACGGGCGCGAGTGTTGATCCGGCCGAGCTCCGCCAGGGCACGCTTAAGGTGCTGCGCGTGCTGGACAGCGGCCTCTACGGCAAGGTCAACCTGGCCAGCGTCGAGGCGTTCCTCGAGGCGCAGGGGACCGTGCGGGACGTGAAGCTGACGCAGGACAGCGACCTGATCGATGCCAAGGGGACCATGTTGCTCAGTGGGGCTCTCGTGCGCGTGCGGATGCGGGGGGTGTTTCAGGTATCGGGAGACCCCGAGATCTACTTTCACATCGAATCGCTGTTTGTGAATTCGCTGCCGCTGCCCACCGCCGTCGTCGACCGCCTGGAGCGGTCGATGAATCCCGTGGTCGATTTCCGCACCTGGCCGGTGGCGTTCAAGATCCGTTCGCTCCGGTCGACGCCCGACGGGTTCGTCTTGAGCAGCCTGCGTGACTTCGCCCAGCCATGCAATGACTGCGGAGGCCCGGAGCTTCGGCTGGCGCCATGA